The nucleotide sequence GGTAGAAGAAGGAGCACAGGCTGCTAAAGGCAGCACGATTAGGAGTAAAACAGTCCAAACGGGTGACTTCATGGGAGGGGCTAGAATCTTGTCTGCAGGGATGAGTTGTCTGTTGGAGAGCGAGGGAGCTCTGCCTGCAAGGAAACTGAGGCCCTCGGCAGGTGCAGAACTCGGCTATTCATTATAGGCAATTCGATTTCGGAGATCGCGACCCCAATTCGCAAGCCAATTTATCTCGACCTCCATCAATGTCCTGCCGAAGGGGCGATTGTTCTTCTGAGTCCCCGAATCTTCCACCGCCCTGGCTAAGATAGAGATCCCGACGCGGTTTGATAGCGCGATCGGACATAATGGTGAGAGTTTGCCGACCCCCCCTATTGCCTGAATGACCATTACCTCCAAAACCTTTCAACAGCGCCGCCAGCAATTGAGTCAAAAGCTAGGACAGGGTACTGCGATCGTGCGTAGTGCTCAGATGGCGGTGATGCACAACGATGTCGAGTACCCATTTCGGCAAGATAGCGATTTTTATTATCTCACCGGCTTTAACGAACCGGAAGCAGTGGCGGTGTTGGCTCCCCATCACCCCGAACATCAGTTTGTGTTATTCGTTCAGCCCAAAGAGCGCGAAAAAGAGATTTGGACGGGCTACCGCACGGGGATGGAAGGGGCAAAAGAACGCTATGGTGCGGATGAGGCATTTCCGATCGCCGAACTGGCAGAGAAGCTGCCGGAATACATCAAGGATGCCGATTGCATTTACTATCGTCCCGGTTCTGACGAGTCCTTTAACCACAGAATCTATCGCTTCTGGCAAGCGCAGTTGCGACAATATCCCCGTCGCGGTCGCGGCCCCACGATGCTGGCAGATCTCTCCTCCATCCTGCACTCGCTGCGCTGCGTCAAAACTCCAGCGGAACTACAACTGATGCGGGAGGCGGCTCGGATTGCGACCGAAGCTCACAATTTGGCGCGGGAAGCGGCTCAATCGGGCAAATACGAATATGAAATCGAAGCCCTGATTCACAACCACTTCCGCCAAAACGGGGCGATCGGACCAGCCTATCCCTCGATCGTGGCCTCGGGCGCGAACGCCTGCATCCTGCACTACATTGACAACTCCCGCCAGATGCAAGCTGGCGATCTGCTGCTGATCGATGCAGGCTGTTGCTACGACTACTACAACAGCGACATCACCCGCACGTTTCCCATTAATGGCAAGTTTTCTCCCGCCCAAAAGACGATTTACGAGTTGGTGCTGGCGGCACAGGAAGCGGCGATCGCCGAAGTGAAACCGGGCAACACCTACAACCAACCCCACGACACCGCCGTTCGCACGATTACTGAGGGGTTGGTCGATCTGGGGCTGCTGGTGCCCGAAGCGGACGAAGATATTGACCAGTTAATTGAAGAGGAAAAATACAAAGCCTTTTACATGCACCGTACCGGCCATTGGCTGGGCATCGACGTTCACGATGTGGGCATCTATAAGGTAGGCGAGGAAGATTGGCAAACTTTCCAGCCAGGAATGGTGCTGACGGTGGAGCCGGGGATTTATATCTCTCCCGATCGCGAGGTGGAAGCGTTGGCCCATGTGGGAGATGAATGGCGCGGTATTGGGGTTCGCATTGAAGATGATGTTTTGGTAACTGAGTCTGGCTGCGAAGTGCTGAGTGCGGCTACCCCCAAAGCGGTTGACGATTTGGAATCGTGAGGCAGCTTCCTGGGAGTTCAGGTCGATCGGCAGCCACCAAAGATCGAAGGGGACCGAGGGCAGAGCTCCTGCCAATAGAGCGATCGGACTGAGCCCAATCCGGCGATCGCTGAAATTTGAGAGCTATCCGTTACAGTTTTAGGGTCTGGCCTGCCGTTGCTACTGGCCGGAGGAGCACAATTGAGTGTCTGTTTCATCGCTATCCATTGCACTGCCATTTCCACTCCAGTTACTGCCCGAGCCCGCTTATTTAGTGGGGGGGGCAGTGCGCGATTGGTTGTTGGGGCGAATGCTGGGGCCGGTGCGGGATGTCGATCTGGTGTTGGAGCGAGGGGCTGTGGAATGTGCATCCGATCTGGCTCGCCACCTCGACGGCGGCTTTGTGGTCCTAGATGCCAAGCGACACATTGCTCGGATTGTGTTGGACGATGCCACGATTGACATTGCTCAACAGGCTGGACCGACTGTCGAGGTCGATCTGCAGCGACGAGATTTCACTTGCAATGCAGTGGCTTACGAGCTGCATAGCGATCGCTGGATCGATCCGCTCGATGGCCGTCGCGACATTCGCGATCGCTGTCTGAGGGTGGTGCATCCCGAGAATTTGACTGCCGATCCGCTCAGACTGTTGCGCGGCTATCGTCAGGCTGCCCAATTGGGGTTTATGCTGGCGAACTCTACTCGCAAAGCCGCGATCGAGCGCCGTCACTTGCTCGCCAAGATGGCTGCGGAACGGGTGAGGGCAGAGCTAGGGTACATGCTCGAACTGGGGCCAACCGGAATCGAGTGGTTGCAAGCGGCTTGGCAAGACGGGCTGTTGCAAGATTGGTTGCCCGAGCTACAGCCTTCCTCTTTTGCAATGGCTGGGAACGCGGTCCTGGCTAGCGCTTGGCTGTGCGAGCACCATCCCGCCAACTACGCCAGCTTGAACCGTCCCCTATGCGATCGCCGCACCGGTCTAGCCACCGTTCTATTTGCCGTTTTGCTGCTGCACGTCCCCTCCGACTCACTGGATGGGGTGCTGCGCCGTCTCAAGTACAGCCGCATCGAACAGCAGTGGGCGCACAAAATTTCACTGCACGTTCCCCAACTGTTGCAGTTGCTCCGAGCGGAGCCCAGCCGCGTCCAGCTCTATCAGTTTTACGAGGCTGTGGCCGATTGCTTTCCTGCTGTTGCTCTAGCAACACTGGCGGCGGGGGGCGATCGCGATCGCCTGCGGCCTATCATTCTGCGGTACGAAGATCCTGCCGATTCACTGGCCCACCAGCAGCTGTTGGTGGGCGGTCGCGAGCTTATCCGAGACCTCAATCTCAAATCTGGTCCGCTTGTAGGTCGGCTGTTGGAGGCGATCGAGTTGGCTCAGGCTGCAGGGGCGATCGCGACAGCAGAGGAGGCGATCGCTTTTGCCCGCGATTGGCTCGATGGCGATCGGGGGGGCTCGGATAGTCGATAACGTGAATGCCACTGCCTCTGTTCCGTGGCAGCAACTGGGAGATTCTGAAAAAGGAGCGAAGTTGTGAATGAGGCGGTTTGAGGCTGTTGCGCCCCTCTCCCAAGTTTACGGCTGACGCCACGCTTCGCGAGGGGAGAGGGGTCGGGGGTGAGGGCAATGCAGAGCTATCGAACTCAGGTTTTCCAGGGTTTTTCAGCGCTGCTTCGGCATCTCTCGAATATCTTCCAGGTCTTCAAGATGCTTCAAGACCGCTTCAGAGATGATGCCGTCTTCCTTCTGTCCTGTTTCTCGGGCATAGAACGGAGACTTTGGATTTTCTCGGGGAGTTTTAGATTATGAATCATGTTCCTACTTTCTGAAACGACAAACGCCAGTCGAGTTAGGGAACCAGAGAATCTTCGGCCGTCTCTTCAATCACTTCAACAGAGGTTTCTGTCTCCTCCACAAAAATATCTGGCCCAAACCGACGCTCCCGAGACTGCCGAAACCGAGTCACTTCGCGATCGAGCGAGCTATCCCTCGCCCCCTGAGCCTCTTCAGGAGCATTGAGGCGGCGAGACAATTCAATCAAGCTATTGATATTAACCCCCGTATCGGGGTCAAACGGACTGGGGGTCTCTTCCTCAAACACATTGTTGATATTCTCTTGGGCAACTACAAGAGCGGGACTAGCGATCGCCACCAATACGGTGACGGGCCACATCCACATCAGACGACTGAACATCTCCACTCTCCTGCAGCGCTTGTCGGGGTAACGTTTGTAGATATTGTAAATATTTTCGCTCTTCTTCTAGTAATGTAACGCTTTCTAGCAGATCGGGACGGCGCTGCCAGGTTCGCAGCAACTGCTGCTGCCGACGCCAGCGAGCGATCGCGCCGTGATTGCCCGATCGCAACAGGGGGGGCACCTCCCAGCCGCGAAACTCCACCGGTCGGGTGTACTGCGGGTAGTCTAACAACCCCCGCTCGAAACTTTCGGATTTGAGCGAATCCGCTTTGCCCACTGTTCCCGGCAATAGCCGCACGATCCCGTTGACCAAAGCCAGTGCAGGAATTTCTCCGCAGGTGAGGACAAAATCCCCCAGTGAGACCTCGCGGCTGGCCAAATGTTGCCGCACTCGCTCGTCCACCCCCTCGTAGTGGCCGCACAGCAACACCACCTGCTCTAACCGAGCAAATTCCTGCAGTAGCGGTTGACGCAGCGGTTCCCCCTGAGGAGTCAGGAGAATGACCTCGCGCGGAGGTAGATGGGGCAGCGATTCTACCGCTGCAAACAGGGGTTCCGGTTTGAGCAACATGCCGACACCACCGCCATAACACTCGTCATCGACGCGGCGGTGTTTGTCAGTGGCAAACTCTCGCGGATTGATGCAGTTAACGGTGGCAATGCCAGCGGCGATCGCCTTTCCCAACAAACTGGCCTGCAATGGCGAGGTGAAAAAGTCGGGAAATAGAGTAACGATGTCGATACGCACGAAAGGCTGGCCTAAACATTGAGTCTAACTGTAAAAATTGAGTCTAACTGTTGTAAAAATTGAGTCTAACTGTAAACATTGAGTCTAACTGTCGGTGTCGGTCTGGGAGTCAGCCTTGCGCAACCGTTCGAGCTCCTCCCGCAGACTGTGAATTTGTTGGGTGAGCTCCCGAATTTCCTCCGCACTGTTGGAACCATTGTCAGAGGGCTTTGCATCGTTTGGGGTGAATTCGAGGGGTTCGACGCGGGCGGGCGAAGGGCCGCTCGGGCTACTGGGGCCGCTCGGGCTGTTAGGGCTGAGGATAGAATCGACATAGCGGCGAGCTTCCATTTCGGTTTGTTGCCCTTTTTCCGCCAACTCGTCAGCCAGGTCGGTCAAGTCTTCCGTCAGTTTCTTCAGATTGGCATCCCGCTTTTCGGGGTCTTGTAAGATTTCCACTAAGCTTGCTGCCGTACCAAACGCAATCCGTCGAGCTCGGTTCATCAGCTCGATGAAATCCCTAGGCGGTTGCACGTCACTCACAGTTCAGCCTCCACATCACCTTTTCATCTTAGCGGTCCCCTTCTCAATTGAGAGGTGGCTCTCCAGGGAGAATCGCTGTCTTTCTATTCCCCACTGATGGGAGCGATCGCGCCAAAGCTCGGTCACCGGTTTGTGCCGAGCCTAAAGTTACGACGTTCAATTTCATTGGGATCGATCTCCCCTGCCTGCTAACGTTAGCAATGCCTGTTAGCTGAGGGCATAAGGGGGGCAATCTACCTGCTGGGTCAACTACTTCTTGCGCAGGCGATAGGTAATGCGTCCCTTCGTCAAGTCATAGGGAGTTAACTCTACCTTGACGCGATCGCCCGGTAGGATTTTGATGTAGTTTCTGCGAATCTTGCCAGAAATATGGGCTAGGACATTTACATTGTTATCTAAATCTACCCGAAACATGGCATTGGGTAGAGATTCTGTCACCACCCCTTCCATTTCAATCACATCTTGCTTGCCCAAACTAAACCTCCTTGCGGTTAGCAATGTATCGTCTCTAAAAAATTGAGATTCCTCCTTCCAGCCTAACCCGAGCTGATGCAATCCCTCACGGCAGCCCCGCCCGATCGGTTAGAATTTCACACCCATCCGCCGTGACTAATACCGTATGTTCGAACTGTGCCGACAGAGCGCCGTCAGTGGTAACCACCGTCCAGCGATCGCCTAAAACGCGGGTTTCGTGACTGCCCGCATTGGCGATCGGCTCGATCGCCAGTGCCATCCCTGCCTGCAAAACTGGATTGGGTAACTGGCTCGTGCGAAAGTTGGGCACCTGTGGCGGTTCGTGCAAGCTGCGCCCGATACCGTGCCCCACATAACCCCGCACCACTGAATATCCTTGGGTCTCAATGCAATCTTGAATTTGACCCGAAATGGCTTGCAGATAGGCTCCCGCTCGCACTACCGACAGCCCCGCCGCTAGCGCTTGCTCTGCTACCCGCATCACGTCCCGCGCCTGCTGCGACAAAGGCTCTATCCCAATCGTGAGGCAGGAATCTCCATACCAGCCCTGCACGATCGCGCCAAAATCCACCTTAACCAAATCGCCCCCCCGAATCACCCGCCTCGGGCTAGGAATACCGTGAACGACCTCGTGGTTGATGCAGGTGCAGGTACTGGCGGGAAAACCGCGATAGCCCTTAAACGCTGGTCTGGCCCCCAACTCGTACACCCGCCGTTCGGCATAGGCATCGATGTCTGCCGTCGTCCATCCGGGCTGAAGCTTGGTTTCTAGTTCGGCCAGAATCGTTGCCACAACGTGGCCGGCGCAACGCATAGAGGCTAGGTCTCGAGGCGATGGCACAATCAAGCCCTCTGCATGGCCCTCACCCCCGGCCCCTCTCCCAAGTTTGGGAGAGGGGAGAAACAGCCGAAAATCCTTACGGGGCCTTGTTCCCCTGCCCCCAAAGTTGGGGGTAGGGGTTAGGGGAAGGGGGCCACAGACATCTAGACAAATGGCCAATGTTTCGGAATATGAATTTCGCCAGCAGCATCAAAATTGGGGGTAGGGGTTAGGGGAAGGGGGCCGCAGACATCTATAACGAATGATAAATGTTGCCAAATATGAATTTCGTCAGCAGCATCCGTCACAAGGGGCTCTGCCCTCAGCTCACCGGCTGCTCGAACTGTAGCAGCTCTTTGAGGGCTGCAGAGACGACTTCTGGCGGGCGATTGCCGTTGACCGCCTGCAGGCTGCCTTTGCGATCGTAAAACTCGATCAGAGGAGCCGTTTTGTCGCGATAGACCTTCAGTCGCTCGCGAATGACCTCTTCCTTGTCATCGTCGCGGCCGCGCGCCAACATGCGCTGGACAATTTCCTCATCCGGCGCATCCAAACAAATGACGCAGTCATACGAAATGTTCAGCTTGGCGAGCAGGGCATCGAGAGCCTCCGCTTGAGGAATTGTGCGGGGAAAGCCATCTAAAATCCAACCATCGCTAGCAGCTTCGGACTGCAGCCGCTCCTCAATCAATCCAATTACGACTGAGTCGGGCACTAGATTGCCACTCTCCATATAGTGTTTGGCCTCCAGCCCCAGCGGCGTCTCGTCCCGCACGGCAGCTCGTAAAATATCGCCAGTCGAAATTTTAGGAATACCGAACGCAGCTTGGAGCAACTCTCCCTGGGTGCCTTTCCCCGAACCGGGGGGACCAACTAAAATCACACGGACCATTATTGCTTCACCATCCCTTCATAGCGTTGAGAAATCACATAAGTTTGAATCTGCTTGGAGGTGTCAATTGCTACACCCACCAAGATCAGCAAAGAGGTTGCCCCCAACCCTTGGAAGGTGGTGACCCCCGTCGCTCGCTCCACAATGGTGGGAATAATCGCCACAGCCCCCAAGAAAATTGCCCCCAAAAAGGTCAAGCGATTGAGCACCCCTTCAATATATTCGGAGGTGGCTCGACCGGGACGAATGCCGGGAATACTAGAACCCATTTTTTTGAGGTTTTGAGCCAAATCCACCGGGTTGATAATCAGTGATGCATAAAAGAAACTGAAAAACAGAATCATAACTAGATATAAGGCGATATAAGCCCAAGTACCGGGGGCTAAGAAGCCAGAGATTCTCTGGATGGTGAGGTTCGAGCTGAAGTTTGCGAGCGAGGCGGGCAATATCAAGACGGCAGAGGCAAAGATGATGGGCATGACGCCCCCCTGGTTGAGACGCAGGGGCAGGTAGTTTTTCTGTTCTCGATAGAGGCGGCGGCCT is from Synechococcus sp. PCC 7336 and encodes:
- a CDS encoding adenylate kinase, giving the protein MVRVILVGPPGSGKGTQGELLQAAFGIPKISTGDILRAAVRDETPLGLEAKHYMESGNLVPDSVVIGLIEERLQSEAASDGWILDGFPRTIPQAEALDALLAKLNISYDCVICLDAPDEEIVQRMLARGRDDDKEEVIRERLKVYRDKTAPLIEFYDRKGSLQAVNGNRPPEVVSAALKELLQFEQPVS
- a CDS encoding CCA tRNA nucleotidyltransferase, which produces MSVSSLSIALPFPLQLLPEPAYLVGGAVRDWLLGRMLGPVRDVDLVLERGAVECASDLARHLDGGFVVLDAKRHIARIVLDDATIDIAQQAGPTVEVDLQRRDFTCNAVAYELHSDRWIDPLDGRRDIRDRCLRVVHPENLTADPLRLLRGYRQAAQLGFMLANSTRKAAIERRHLLAKMAAERVRAELGYMLELGPTGIEWLQAAWQDGLLQDWLPELQPSSFAMAGNAVLASAWLCEHHPANYASLNRPLCDRRTGLATVLFAVLLLHVPSDSLDGVLRRLKYSRIEQQWAHKISLHVPQLLQLLRAEPSRVQLYQFYEAVADCFPAVALATLAAGGDRDRLRPIILRYEDPADSLAHQQLLVGGRELIRDLNLKSGPLVGRLLEAIELAQAAGAIATAEEAIAFARDWLDGDRGGSDSR
- the infA gene encoding translation initiation factor IF-1 — translated: MGKQDVIEMEGVVTESLPNAMFRVDLDNNVNVLAHISGKIRRNYIKILPGDRVKVELTPYDLTKGRITYRLRKK
- a CDS encoding aminopeptidase P N-terminal domain-containing protein — protein: MTITSKTFQQRRQQLSQKLGQGTAIVRSAQMAVMHNDVEYPFRQDSDFYYLTGFNEPEAVAVLAPHHPEHQFVLFVQPKEREKEIWTGYRTGMEGAKERYGADEAFPIAELAEKLPEYIKDADCIYYRPGSDESFNHRIYRFWQAQLRQYPRRGRGPTMLADLSSILHSLRCVKTPAELQLMREAARIATEAHNLAREAAQSGKYEYEIEALIHNHFRQNGAIGPAYPSIVASGANACILHYIDNSRQMQAGDLLLIDAGCCYDYYNSDITRTFPINGKFSPAQKTIYELVLAAQEAAIAEVKPGNTYNQPHDTAVRTITEGLVDLGLLVPEADEDIDQLIEEEKYKAFYMHRTGHWLGIDVHDVGIYKVGEEDWQTFQPGMVLTVEPGIYISPDREVEALAHVGDEWRGIGVRIEDDVLVTESGCEVLSAATPKAVDDLES
- the trmD gene encoding tRNA (guanosine(37)-N1)-methyltransferase TrmD; translation: MRIDIVTLFPDFFTSPLQASLLGKAIAAGIATVNCINPREFATDKHRRVDDECYGGGVGMLLKPEPLFAAVESLPHLPPREVILLTPQGEPLRQPLLQEFARLEQVVLLCGHYEGVDERVRQHLASREVSLGDFVLTCGEIPALALVNGIVRLLPGTVGKADSLKSESFERGLLDYPQYTRPVEFRGWEVPPLLRSGNHGAIARWRRQQQLLRTWQRRPDLLESVTLLEEERKYLQYLQTLPRQALQESGDVQSSDVDVARHRIGGDR
- the map gene encoding type I methionyl aminopeptidase, producing MPSPRDLASMRCAGHVVATILAELETKLQPGWTTADIDAYAERRVYELGARPAFKGYRGFPASTCTCINHEVVHGIPSPRRVIRGGDLVKVDFGAIVQGWYGDSCLTIGIEPLSQQARDVMRVAEQALAAGLSVVRAGAYLQAISGQIQDCIETQGYSVVRGYVGHGIGRSLHEPPQVPNFRTSQLPNPVLQAGMALAIEPIANAGSHETRVLGDRWTVVTTDGALSAQFEHTVLVTADGCEILTDRAGLP